In the Malania oleifera isolate guangnan ecotype guangnan chromosome 1, ASM2987363v1, whole genome shotgun sequence genome, one interval contains:
- the LOC131156672 gene encoding uncharacterized protein LOC131156672 codes for MEKRARELKSIAEVVLAETMNALWILFSCILSLTSHPLFSCFVTLCIVILLYFPWNFFRVAFSPVLILTGMLLLALLRLGATQSIDSESKSNSSSNSISAESDSGELGLGCKDRKRVECRSEKDPRVDSNSDQSPFFADSFLEWDVRAPLEVIYEEYEGEEADDASNEKDEATRVGIERFPSLSMYYPETDTDSSSEGEFPGTRRWDSLENVRYRWEDEGGEELIEIIFEGKGASNFLEEEDNLIEIDISPVRNK; via the coding sequence ATGGAGAAAAGAGCAAGGGAATTGAAATCCATTGCAGAGGTAGTTCTTGCAGAAACTATGAACGCTCTGTGGATATTGTTTTCTTGCATATTGTCTCTCACTTCGCATCCTTTGTTCTCGTGCTTTGTCACTCTCTGCATCGTAATTCTCCTTTACTTCCCATGGAATTTCTTCAGAGTCGCGTTCTCGCCGGTTTTGATCTTGACCGGAATGCTCTTGCTGGCCCTTCTCCGGCTGGGAGCAACCCAAAGCATTGACAGTGAATCAAAATCCAATTCCAGTTCTAATTCCATTTCTGCTGAGTCTGATTCGGGAGAATTGGGTTTGGGGTGCAAAGATCGGAAACGGGTCGAATGCCGGTCGGAGAAAGATCCCAGAGTCGATTCAAACTCCGACCAAAGCCCCTTCTTCGCCGACTCTTTCCTCGAGTGGGACGTGAGAGCGCCGTTGGAGGTGATATACGAAGAGTACGAAGGCGAGGAAGCCGACGACGCTTCGAACGAAAAGGACGAGGCTACCCGCGTGGGTATCGAACGGTTCCCTTCGCTGTCCATGTACTACCCGGAAACCGACACCGATAGCTCGTCGGAAGGCGAGTTTCCCGGTACCCGACGGTGGGACTCGCTGGAGAACGTTCGTTACAGATGGGAGGACGAGGGCGGAGAAGAGTTGATTGAGATAATCTTCGAGGGTAAAGGGGCTTCGAATTTTCTGGAGGAGGAAGATAATCTAATAGAGATTGATATATCGCCGGTCAGGAACAAGTAG